Genomic segment of Thermodesulfobacteriota bacterium:
GGACATGCTCACCAGGGTATGCCCAGTCTCGTCATTGATGATCTGGGCATAGATATGCTTCAGACTCTTGAAGACCTGAAGCCGAGGTCGCTCCGGAGTGCCGCTGATCTTCTTGCGGATCCGGCTCACCCGGGTCTGGCGGGCGATGATCTTCGGACTTGTCTTGCCCATGACGTCACCCTCTCCTTATTTCTTGCCGCCCTTGCCGCCGGTCTTGCCAACCTTGCGGGCGATGTACTCGGCTTCGTAGCGCACACCCTTGCCCTTGTATGGCTCTGGCCCGCGGACCGCCCGGATGCGGGCTGCAGTCTCCCCCAGAAGCTCCTTGTCCATCGCTTCCAGGGTGATCCCGCTCTTGTCCACCACTGCCTTGACGCCAGCGGGCAGGCTGTAGCTCACTGGCTGCGAGTAGCCCAGGCTGAGGGTGAGGATCGCTCCCGCCGCCTCCGCCTTGTAGCCGACCCCCTCGATGAGAAGCCGGCGTCGAAAGCCTGTGCTCACCCCGACCACCATGTTGTTCACGAGGGTGCGCGCCAATCCCCAGATCGCCCTCCCGCTGCGACCATCATCCCCGGTTTCCAGGCGCACGGCGCCATTGTCCAGAATCACCGAGACTCCGGCCGGCAGCCGCCGCGACAGGCTGCCTTTCGGCCCGGTGACGCTCACCTCCAGCCCCTGC
This window contains:
- the rplF gene encoding 50S ribosomal protein L6 is translated as QGLEVSVTGPKGSLSRRLPAGVSVILDNGAVRLETGDDGRSGRAIWGLARTLVNNMVVGVSTGFRRRLLIEGVGYKAEAAGAILTLSLGYSQPVSYSLPAGVKAVVDKSGITLEAMDKELLGETAARIRAVRGPEPYKGKGVRYEAEYIARKVGKTGGKGGKK